One Drosophila santomea strain STO CAGO 1482 chromosome X, Prin_Dsan_1.1, whole genome shotgun sequence DNA segment encodes these proteins:
- the LOC120456334 gene encoding kelch domain-containing protein 3: MLWTVHLDGGPQRVNHAAVGVGDFIYSFGGYCTGYDYRYNEPIDVHALNAHTMRWTLVPQQLDAAGVPLKYPLVPFQRYGHTVVAYKERIYIWGGRNDENLCNALYCFDPKTAQWSRPQVTGCLPGARDGHSACVIGNSMYIFGGFVDEINEFSSDVHSLNLDTMEWRYVQTFGVPPSYRDFHAAVAYEQERMYIFGGRGDKHSPYHSQEETYCHEIVYLDMKTKVWHRPFTAGKVPVGRRSHSMFVYNKLIYVFGGYNGLLDQHFNDLYTFDPRTKLWNLIRANGKAPTARRRQCAIVMGTRMFLFGGTSPRSGSSSSPAALSPTQEAGGATGAAGVVPPGVALIDYSDLHVLDFEPTLKTLATMVVLKHQLDISGLPRSFRSDLQMLTQPNSISRPINQAG, encoded by the coding sequence ATGCTGTGGACGGTGCACCTGGACGGTGGGCCACAGCGGGTCAATCACGCggcggtgggcgtgggcgACTTCATCTACAGCTTTGGTGGCTACTGCACCGGATACGATTATCGCTACAATGAGCCCATCGACGTTCACGCCCTGAATGCCCACACAATGCGCTGGACTCTGGTGCCACAGCAGCTGGACGCAGCGGGTGTGCCGCTCAAGTATCCGCTGGTGCCATTCCAGCGCTACGGACACACGGTGGTCGCCTACAAGGAGCGCATCTACATCTGGGGCGGTCGCAACGACGAGAACCTGTGCAATGCCCTCTACTGCTTCGATCCGAAGACCGCGCAGTGGTCGAGGCCCCAGGTGACTGGCTGTCTGCCCGGAGCACGTGATGGCCACTCGGCCTGTGTCATTGGCAATAGCATGTACATCTTTGGTGGCTTTGTCGATGAGATTAACGAGTTCAGCAGCGATGTGCACTCACTCAATCTGGACACAATGGAGTGGCGCTATGTGCAGACCTTTGGCGTGCCGCCCAGCTACAGGGACTTCCATGCGGCGGTGGCCTACGAGCAGGAGCGCATGTACATCTTTGGCGGGCGGGGCGACAAGCACAGTCCGTACCACAGCCAGGAGGAGACCTACTGCCACGAGATCGTCTACCTGGACATGAAGACCAAGGTGTGGCATCGACCGTTCACGGCCGGAAAGGTGCCCGTGGGTCGGCGCAGCCACAGCATGTTCGTCTACAACAAGCTGATATATGTCTTCGGGGGCTATAATGGCCTGCTGGATCAGCATTTCAACGATCTGTACACCTTCGATCCGCGCACCAAGCTGTGGAACCTTATACGTGCCAACGGCAAGGCGCCGACGGCGCGGCGGAGACAGTGTGCCATTGTGATGGGCACTAGGATGTTCCTGTTCGGCGGCACCAGTCCGAGGAGCGGCTCCTCCAGCTCGCCAGCAGCTCTTTCACCCACACAAGAGGCGGGCGGAGCCACGGGGGCTGCCGGAGTAGTTCCGCCCGGTGTGGCGCTCATCGACTACAGCGATCTGCATGTGCTCGACTTTGAACCCACTCTGAAAACCCTGGCCACCATGGTGGTGCTGAAGCACCAGCTGGACATCTCGGGGCTGCCAAGGAGCTTCCGCTCGGACCTGCAGATGCTGACACAGCCGAACAGTATTAGCCGGCCCATCAATCAAGCAGGCTAG
- the LOC120456335 gene encoding INO80 complex subunit C, which produces MEQNAKPKRSFKRPFAFPKNCVYRPLRQISNMERSQKLPAERPTYFTLNAPPSLVPAKKYSDISGLPAPYADPHTKLRFANADEYASMQHMPSDIINGYLTVRGYTSAVG; this is translated from the exons ATGGAACAAAATGCGAAGCCTAAACGCTCTTTTAAGCGTCCGTTTGCCTTtcccaaaaactgtgtttacCGCCCGCTGCGGCAGATAAGCAACATGGAGCGTAGCCAGAAGCTGCCCGCCGAACGACCCACCT ACTTTACGCTCAATGCACCGCCCTCGTTGGTTCCGGCCAAGAAGTACTCCGATATAAGCGGCTTGCCCGCTCCCTATGCCGATCCGCACACGAAACTGAGGTTCGCCAACGCCGACGAGTACGCGTCCATGCAGCACATGCCCTCGGACATCATCAATGGCTACCTCACAGTGCGCGGCTACACGAGCGCCGTGGGATAG
- the LOC120455942 gene encoding uncharacterized protein LOC120455942 isoform X2 produces the protein MSERRSHIQMAPPPPPPKPNKSQTANGNGNGTVIGTGNGNGNGTLPNGNKNYNKIVAVQDQEPLAQNSSGVQRSQSPPRTEQVVMTPRGKTANSTVILIERKLIDEINDRVHVAGGDHTGIIINKDTVAGQKSASKAAALSLEFRVFLVSANTGKHSQESRTLRFWFRDWLTNEEKQAHIAQDFFKELVSPQDFPRDYVGFIKKIMKLLQHGYSEIQSIEIELRILEETSAPPSRPPRDGYIIYCYGDCNRKFEEALMAQRKTVSLEESQFESPPLTQEKVLELIEQAYPNPVSPEDLAKDYGWSEQDVLLVIKSLQERGLIKSMEYNAYTRIHHEDKEIKVVKQMPTIASNKQPTIAIITAQYCEKLAVDAMLENKETFVRYTTVGESNVYTLGNIGAHRIVSTKLPSVGSNREAMTATGNTTTRLLGTFQKVDYVFIVGVAGGVPHYTDYKKHVRLGDVVISYVDKQRALISNSKEKPYVYLYKSGEDVKTYFPVNDSLQQIAESLQANMQVKRPWEDYLNQAQQALAQKTDADFTRPDTRTDKLFMNIGNNEVIEVAHPIAADEVDGVNRLRLHLGPIGSGRDLVRSDELRTQFARKYGLLATDVEMSSVLDSIIGNCRESFILVKGIADYKDGTSTRKWQNFAAISAASVVKSVICGMDAPTNV, from the exons ATGTCGGAGCGCAGGAGTCACATACAGATGgcgccgccaccgccgcccccCAAGCCAAACAAATCGCAGACAgccaatggaaatggaaatggcacaGTCATAGGTactggcaatggcaacggcaacggaaCCCTGCCgaatggcaataaaaactaTAACAAAATTGTCGCAGTCCAAGACCAGGAGCCGCTGGCTCAGAACTCGAGCGGCGTTCAGAGGAGCCAGTCGCCACCACGCACAGAACAGGTTGTGATGACGCCACGCGGTAAAACGGCCAACAGCACGGTGATCCTCATCGAACGCAAGCTGATCGATGAGATCAACGATCGTGTCCATGTCGCTGGCGGCGATCATACgggcatcatcatcaacaaGGACACGGTCGCCGGGCAGAAGAGCGCCAGCAAGGCAGCGGCGCTATCGCTGGAGTTCCGCGTCTTCCTGGTCAGCGCCAATACGGGCAAGCATTCGCAGGAGTCGCGCACCCTGCGCTTCTGGTTCAGGGATTGGCTGACCAACGAGGAGAAGCAGGCCCACATCGCCCAGGACTTCTTCAAGGAGCTGGTCAGTCCGCAGGACTTTCCCAGAG ACTATGTGGGATTCATCAAGAAGATAATGAAGCTCCTGCAGCACGGATACTCGGAGATCCAGTCGATTGAGATTGAATTGCGCATCCTGGAGGAGACCTCTGCGCCTCCGTCGCGACCAC CCCGGGATGGGTACATCATCTACTGCTACGGCGACTGCAACCGGAAGTTCGAGGAGGCGCTGATGGCGCAGCGGAAGACAG TTTCCCTCGAGGAATCCCAGTTCGAATCTCCGCCGTTGACCCAGGAGAAGGTGCTGGAGCTCATCGAGCAGGCATATCCCAATCCCGTGTCCCCCGAGGATCTGGCCAA GGACTACGGCTGGAGCGAGCAGGATGTGCTGCTGGTGATCAAGTCGCTGCAGGAGCGCGGTCTGATCAAATCGATGGAGTACAACGCGTACACCCGCATCCACCACGAGGACAAGGAGATTAAGGTGGTCAAGCAGATGCCCACGATCGCCTCCAACAAACAGCccaccatcgccatcatcaCGGCCCAGTATTGCGAGAAGCTCGCCGTGGACGCGATGCTCGAGAACAAGGAGACGTTCGTCCGATACACCACAGTCG GCGAATCGAATGTGTATACCCTGGGCAACATCGGGGCGCACAGGATCGTGAGCACCAAGCTACCGTCGGTGGGCAGCAACCGGGAGGCGATGACGGCGACGGGCAATACCACCACCCGTCTGCTGGGCACATTCCAGAAGGTCGACTATGTCTtcattgtgggcgtggccggtgGCGTGCCCCACTACACGGACTACAAGAAGCACGTCCGACTGGGCGATGTGGTCATCTCGTATGTGGACAAACAGCGGGCACTGATCAGCAATAG CAAGGAGAAGCCGTATGTGTACTTGTACAAGAGCGGCGAGGACGTGAAGACCTACTTCCCGGTGAACGACTCGCTGCAGCAGATCGCCGAGAGCCTGCAGGCCAACATGCAGGTGAAGCGGCCGTGGGAGGACTACCTGAATCAGGCCCAACAGGCGCTGGCCCAGAAGACGGATGCCGACTTCACCAGGCCGGACACGCGGACGGACAAGCTGTTCATGAACATTGGAAACAACGAGGTGATCGAGGTGGCTCATCCCATTGCCGCCGACGAAGTGGACGGTGTCAACCGGCTGCGACTTCACTTGGGTCCCATTGGATCCGGCAGGGATTTGGTGAGGAGCGACGAGCTGCGCACCCAGTTCGCCAGGAAGTACGGCCTACTGGCCACCGATGTGGAGATGAGCAGTGTGCTGGACAGCATCATTGGCAACTGCAGGGAGAGCTTTATACTGGTGAAGGGCATCGCCGACTACAAGGACGGCACGTCCACCAGGAAGTGGCAGAATTTCGCAGCCATTTCGGCGGCGTCGGTGGTCAAGTCGGTTATCTGCGGCATGGACGCGCCCACGAATGTATAG
- the LOC120455942 gene encoding uncharacterized protein LOC120455942 isoform X1, with the protein MSERRSHIQMAPPPPPPKPNKSQTANGNGNGTVIGTGNGNGNGTLPNGNKNYNKIVAVQDQEPLAQNSSGVQRSQSPPRTEQVVMTPRGKTANSTVILIERKLIDEINDRVHVAGGDHTGIIINKDTVAGQKSASKAAALSLEFRVFLVSANTGKHSQESRTLRFWFRDWLTNEEKQAHIAQDFFKELVSPQDFPRDYVGFIKKIMKLLQHGYSEIQSIEIELRILEETSAPPSRPPRDGYIIYCYGDCNRKFEEALMAQRKTVSLEESQFESPPLTQEKVLELIEQAYPNPVSPEDLAKDYGWSEQDVLLVIKSLQERGLIKSMEYNAYTRIHHEDKEIKVVKQMPTIASNKQPTIAIITAQYCEKLAVDAMLENKETFVRYTTVDSDPNLTNSLRKSKKKRRFGESNVYTLGNIGAHRIVSTKLPSVGSNREAMTATGNTTTRLLGTFQKVDYVFIVGVAGGVPHYTDYKKHVRLGDVVISYVDKQRALISNSKEKPYVYLYKSGEDVKTYFPVNDSLQQIAESLQANMQVKRPWEDYLNQAQQALAQKTDADFTRPDTRTDKLFMNIGNNEVIEVAHPIAADEVDGVNRLRLHLGPIGSGRDLVRSDELRTQFARKYGLLATDVEMSSVLDSIIGNCRESFILVKGIADYKDGTSTRKWQNFAAISAASVVKSVICGMDAPTNV; encoded by the exons ATGTCGGAGCGCAGGAGTCACATACAGATGgcgccgccaccgccgcccccCAAGCCAAACAAATCGCAGACAgccaatggaaatggaaatggcacaGTCATAGGTactggcaatggcaacggcaacggaaCCCTGCCgaatggcaataaaaactaTAACAAAATTGTCGCAGTCCAAGACCAGGAGCCGCTGGCTCAGAACTCGAGCGGCGTTCAGAGGAGCCAGTCGCCACCACGCACAGAACAGGTTGTGATGACGCCACGCGGTAAAACGGCCAACAGCACGGTGATCCTCATCGAACGCAAGCTGATCGATGAGATCAACGATCGTGTCCATGTCGCTGGCGGCGATCATACgggcatcatcatcaacaaGGACACGGTCGCCGGGCAGAAGAGCGCCAGCAAGGCAGCGGCGCTATCGCTGGAGTTCCGCGTCTTCCTGGTCAGCGCCAATACGGGCAAGCATTCGCAGGAGTCGCGCACCCTGCGCTTCTGGTTCAGGGATTGGCTGACCAACGAGGAGAAGCAGGCCCACATCGCCCAGGACTTCTTCAAGGAGCTGGTCAGTCCGCAGGACTTTCCCAGAG ACTATGTGGGATTCATCAAGAAGATAATGAAGCTCCTGCAGCACGGATACTCGGAGATCCAGTCGATTGAGATTGAATTGCGCATCCTGGAGGAGACCTCTGCGCCTCCGTCGCGACCAC CCCGGGATGGGTACATCATCTACTGCTACGGCGACTGCAACCGGAAGTTCGAGGAGGCGCTGATGGCGCAGCGGAAGACAG TTTCCCTCGAGGAATCCCAGTTCGAATCTCCGCCGTTGACCCAGGAGAAGGTGCTGGAGCTCATCGAGCAGGCATATCCCAATCCCGTGTCCCCCGAGGATCTGGCCAA GGACTACGGCTGGAGCGAGCAGGATGTGCTGCTGGTGATCAAGTCGCTGCAGGAGCGCGGTCTGATCAAATCGATGGAGTACAACGCGTACACCCGCATCCACCACGAGGACAAGGAGATTAAGGTGGTCAAGCAGATGCCCACGATCGCCTCCAACAAACAGCccaccatcgccatcatcaCGGCCCAGTATTGCGAGAAGCTCGCCGTGGACGCGATGCTCGAGAACAAGGAGACGTTCGTCCGATACACCACAGTCG ATTCCGATCCCAATCTAACGAACTCACTCAGAAAGTCCAAAAAGAAACGAAGATTCG GCGAATCGAATGTGTATACCCTGGGCAACATCGGGGCGCACAGGATCGTGAGCACCAAGCTACCGTCGGTGGGCAGCAACCGGGAGGCGATGACGGCGACGGGCAATACCACCACCCGTCTGCTGGGCACATTCCAGAAGGTCGACTATGTCTtcattgtgggcgtggccggtgGCGTGCCCCACTACACGGACTACAAGAAGCACGTCCGACTGGGCGATGTGGTCATCTCGTATGTGGACAAACAGCGGGCACTGATCAGCAATAG CAAGGAGAAGCCGTATGTGTACTTGTACAAGAGCGGCGAGGACGTGAAGACCTACTTCCCGGTGAACGACTCGCTGCAGCAGATCGCCGAGAGCCTGCAGGCCAACATGCAGGTGAAGCGGCCGTGGGAGGACTACCTGAATCAGGCCCAACAGGCGCTGGCCCAGAAGACGGATGCCGACTTCACCAGGCCGGACACGCGGACGGACAAGCTGTTCATGAACATTGGAAACAACGAGGTGATCGAGGTGGCTCATCCCATTGCCGCCGACGAAGTGGACGGTGTCAACCGGCTGCGACTTCACTTGGGTCCCATTGGATCCGGCAGGGATTTGGTGAGGAGCGACGAGCTGCGCACCCAGTTCGCCAGGAAGTACGGCCTACTGGCCACCGATGTGGAGATGAGCAGTGTGCTGGACAGCATCATTGGCAACTGCAGGGAGAGCTTTATACTGGTGAAGGGCATCGCCGACTACAAGGACGGCACGTCCACCAGGAAGTGGCAGAATTTCGCAGCCATTTCGGCGGCGTCGGTGGTCAAGTCGGTTATCTGCGGCATGGACGCGCCCACGAATGTATAG
- the LOC120455942 gene encoding uncharacterized protein LOC120455942 isoform X3 — protein MSERRSHIQMAPPPPPPKPNKSQTANGNGNGTVIGTGNGNGNGTLPNGNKNYNKIVAVQDQEPLAQNSSGVQRSQSPPRTEQVVMTPRGKTANSTVILIERKLIDEINDRVHVAGGDHTGIIINKDTVAGQKSASKAAALSLEFRVFLVSANTGKHSQESRTLRFWFRDWLTNEEKQAHIAQDFFKELVSPQDFPRDYVGFIKKIMKLLQHGYSEIQSIEIELRILEETSAPPSRPLSLEESQFESPPLTQEKVLELIEQAYPNPVSPEDLAKDYGWSEQDVLLVIKSLQERGLIKSMEYNAYTRIHHEDKEIKVVKQMPTIASNKQPTIAIITAQYCEKLAVDAMLENKETFVRYTTVDSDPNLTNSLRKSKKKRRFGESNVYTLGNIGAHRIVSTKLPSVGSNREAMTATGNTTTRLLGTFQKVDYVFIVGVAGGVPHYTDYKKHVRLGDVVISYVDKQRALISNSKEKPYVYLYKSGEDVKTYFPVNDSLQQIAESLQANMQVKRPWEDYLNQAQQALAQKTDADFTRPDTRTDKLFMNIGNNEVIEVAHPIAADEVDGVNRLRLHLGPIGSGRDLVRSDELRTQFARKYGLLATDVEMSSVLDSIIGNCRESFILVKGIADYKDGTSTRKWQNFAAISAASVVKSVICGMDAPTNV, from the exons ATGTCGGAGCGCAGGAGTCACATACAGATGgcgccgccaccgccgcccccCAAGCCAAACAAATCGCAGACAgccaatggaaatggaaatggcacaGTCATAGGTactggcaatggcaacggcaacggaaCCCTGCCgaatggcaataaaaactaTAACAAAATTGTCGCAGTCCAAGACCAGGAGCCGCTGGCTCAGAACTCGAGCGGCGTTCAGAGGAGCCAGTCGCCACCACGCACAGAACAGGTTGTGATGACGCCACGCGGTAAAACGGCCAACAGCACGGTGATCCTCATCGAACGCAAGCTGATCGATGAGATCAACGATCGTGTCCATGTCGCTGGCGGCGATCATACgggcatcatcatcaacaaGGACACGGTCGCCGGGCAGAAGAGCGCCAGCAAGGCAGCGGCGCTATCGCTGGAGTTCCGCGTCTTCCTGGTCAGCGCCAATACGGGCAAGCATTCGCAGGAGTCGCGCACCCTGCGCTTCTGGTTCAGGGATTGGCTGACCAACGAGGAGAAGCAGGCCCACATCGCCCAGGACTTCTTCAAGGAGCTGGTCAGTCCGCAGGACTTTCCCAGAG ACTATGTGGGATTCATCAAGAAGATAATGAAGCTCCTGCAGCACGGATACTCGGAGATCCAGTCGATTGAGATTGAATTGCGCATCCTGGAGGAGACCTCTGCGCCTCCGTCGCGACCAC TTTCCCTCGAGGAATCCCAGTTCGAATCTCCGCCGTTGACCCAGGAGAAGGTGCTGGAGCTCATCGAGCAGGCATATCCCAATCCCGTGTCCCCCGAGGATCTGGCCAA GGACTACGGCTGGAGCGAGCAGGATGTGCTGCTGGTGATCAAGTCGCTGCAGGAGCGCGGTCTGATCAAATCGATGGAGTACAACGCGTACACCCGCATCCACCACGAGGACAAGGAGATTAAGGTGGTCAAGCAGATGCCCACGATCGCCTCCAACAAACAGCccaccatcgccatcatcaCGGCCCAGTATTGCGAGAAGCTCGCCGTGGACGCGATGCTCGAGAACAAGGAGACGTTCGTCCGATACACCACAGTCG ATTCCGATCCCAATCTAACGAACTCACTCAGAAAGTCCAAAAAGAAACGAAGATTCG GCGAATCGAATGTGTATACCCTGGGCAACATCGGGGCGCACAGGATCGTGAGCACCAAGCTACCGTCGGTGGGCAGCAACCGGGAGGCGATGACGGCGACGGGCAATACCACCACCCGTCTGCTGGGCACATTCCAGAAGGTCGACTATGTCTtcattgtgggcgtggccggtgGCGTGCCCCACTACACGGACTACAAGAAGCACGTCCGACTGGGCGATGTGGTCATCTCGTATGTGGACAAACAGCGGGCACTGATCAGCAATAG CAAGGAGAAGCCGTATGTGTACTTGTACAAGAGCGGCGAGGACGTGAAGACCTACTTCCCGGTGAACGACTCGCTGCAGCAGATCGCCGAGAGCCTGCAGGCCAACATGCAGGTGAAGCGGCCGTGGGAGGACTACCTGAATCAGGCCCAACAGGCGCTGGCCCAGAAGACGGATGCCGACTTCACCAGGCCGGACACGCGGACGGACAAGCTGTTCATGAACATTGGAAACAACGAGGTGATCGAGGTGGCTCATCCCATTGCCGCCGACGAAGTGGACGGTGTCAACCGGCTGCGACTTCACTTGGGTCCCATTGGATCCGGCAGGGATTTGGTGAGGAGCGACGAGCTGCGCACCCAGTTCGCCAGGAAGTACGGCCTACTGGCCACCGATGTGGAGATGAGCAGTGTGCTGGACAGCATCATTGGCAACTGCAGGGAGAGCTTTATACTGGTGAAGGGCATCGCCGACTACAAGGACGGCACGTCCACCAGGAAGTGGCAGAATTTCGCAGCCATTTCGGCGGCGTCGGTGGTCAAGTCGGTTATCTGCGGCATGGACGCGCCCACGAATGTATAG
- the LOC120456501 gene encoding chromo domain-containing protein LHP1-like, which translates to MPSGRRKNSKTSTSNEVDNREYLVEKIVGKRFRDGRPQFLVKWQGFPEEVNSWEPLEGVGHLYYLLADFEAEEYKRSQEKKAALGASSQEAEEAPRSSKQSKGSSSKTPKRRNSRAVDSGKAKRVAPNPNVSSLTKSKDKSPTRRRQSRYVPMDESSDHAAPSTSSNTEAVDQGVDEEQPSENSVVDDPVGHPLEHVPNSPLDAEQELDWRLPPYTKPFGLARGLELEKVHHCFFVGKQLFLFVSWKGCSAMDAVLLRDIQHAFPIPIIKYFESISVFNDD; encoded by the coding sequence ATGCCCAGCGGGCGGCGGAAAAACTCCAAAACCTCAACCTCCAACGAGGTGGACAACCGGGAGTATTTGGTGGAGAAGATTGTTGGAAAACGCTTCCGGGACGGTCGTCCGCAGTTTCTAGTCAAGTGGCAGGGCTTTCCAGAGGAAGTGAACAGCTGGGAGCCACTGGAAGGAGTGGGCCACCTCTACTACCTGCTGGCCGATTTCGAGGCGGAGGAGTACAAGCGCAGCCAGGAGAAGAAGGCGGCGCTGGGAGCCAGCAGCCAGGAGGCGGAAGAAGCGCCcagaagcagcaaacagtcCAAGGGATCCTCCTCTAAGACGCCAAAGCGCCGGAATTCCCGAGCTGTTGACTCGGGAAAAGCCAAAAGAGTCGCACCCAATCCCAATGTGTCGTCCTTGACCAAAAGCAAAGACAAGAGCCCAACTCGTCGACGCCAATCGCGCTATGTGCCCATGGACGAGTCCAGTGACCATGCAGCACCATCAACTTCATCGAACACAGAAGCAGTGGATCAAGGAGTGGATGAGGAGCAGCCATCAGAGAACTCGGTGGTAGATGATCCAGTTGGCCACCCGCTGGAGCACGTCCCGAACTCTCCGCTGGATGCAGAGCAGGAGCTGGATTGGAGATTGCCGCCGTACACGAAGCCGTTTGGTTTGGCGCGTGGcctggagctggagaaggtGCATCACTGCTTCTTTGTGGGCAAGCAGCTCTTTCTGTTCGTCAGCTGGAAGGGTTGCTCCGCGATGGACGCAGTGCTCCTGCGAGACATTCAGCACGCCTTCCCAATACCAATCATAAAATACTTTGAGAGTATTTCCGTCTTTAATGACGACTAA
- the LOC120455942 gene encoding uncharacterized protein LOC120455942 isoform X4, with protein sequence MSERRSHIQMAPPPPPPKPNKSQTANGNGNGTVIGTGNGNGNGTLPNGNKNYNKIVAVQDQEPLAQNSSGVQRSQSPPRTEQVVMTPRGKTANSTVILIERKLIDEINDRVHVAGGDHTGIIINKDTVAGQKSASKAAALSLEFRVFLVSANTGKHSQESRTLRFWFRDWLTNEEKQAHIAQDFFKELVSPQDFPRDYVGFIKKIMKLLQHGYSEIQSIEIELRILEETSAPPSRPLSLEESQFESPPLTQEKVLELIEQAYPNPVSPEDLAKDYGWSEQDVLLVIKSLQERGLIKSMEYNAYTRIHHEDKEIKVVKQMPTIASNKQPTIAIITAQYCEKLAVDAMLENKETFVRYTTVGESNVYTLGNIGAHRIVSTKLPSVGSNREAMTATGNTTTRLLGTFQKVDYVFIVGVAGGVPHYTDYKKHVRLGDVVISYVDKQRALISNSKEKPYVYLYKSGEDVKTYFPVNDSLQQIAESLQANMQVKRPWEDYLNQAQQALAQKTDADFTRPDTRTDKLFMNIGNNEVIEVAHPIAADEVDGVNRLRLHLGPIGSGRDLVRSDELRTQFARKYGLLATDVEMSSVLDSIIGNCRESFILVKGIADYKDGTSTRKWQNFAAISAASVVKSVICGMDAPTNV encoded by the exons ATGTCGGAGCGCAGGAGTCACATACAGATGgcgccgccaccgccgcccccCAAGCCAAACAAATCGCAGACAgccaatggaaatggaaatggcacaGTCATAGGTactggcaatggcaacggcaacggaaCCCTGCCgaatggcaataaaaactaTAACAAAATTGTCGCAGTCCAAGACCAGGAGCCGCTGGCTCAGAACTCGAGCGGCGTTCAGAGGAGCCAGTCGCCACCACGCACAGAACAGGTTGTGATGACGCCACGCGGTAAAACGGCCAACAGCACGGTGATCCTCATCGAACGCAAGCTGATCGATGAGATCAACGATCGTGTCCATGTCGCTGGCGGCGATCATACgggcatcatcatcaacaaGGACACGGTCGCCGGGCAGAAGAGCGCCAGCAAGGCAGCGGCGCTATCGCTGGAGTTCCGCGTCTTCCTGGTCAGCGCCAATACGGGCAAGCATTCGCAGGAGTCGCGCACCCTGCGCTTCTGGTTCAGGGATTGGCTGACCAACGAGGAGAAGCAGGCCCACATCGCCCAGGACTTCTTCAAGGAGCTGGTCAGTCCGCAGGACTTTCCCAGAG ACTATGTGGGATTCATCAAGAAGATAATGAAGCTCCTGCAGCACGGATACTCGGAGATCCAGTCGATTGAGATTGAATTGCGCATCCTGGAGGAGACCTCTGCGCCTCCGTCGCGACCAC TTTCCCTCGAGGAATCCCAGTTCGAATCTCCGCCGTTGACCCAGGAGAAGGTGCTGGAGCTCATCGAGCAGGCATATCCCAATCCCGTGTCCCCCGAGGATCTGGCCAA GGACTACGGCTGGAGCGAGCAGGATGTGCTGCTGGTGATCAAGTCGCTGCAGGAGCGCGGTCTGATCAAATCGATGGAGTACAACGCGTACACCCGCATCCACCACGAGGACAAGGAGATTAAGGTGGTCAAGCAGATGCCCACGATCGCCTCCAACAAACAGCccaccatcgccatcatcaCGGCCCAGTATTGCGAGAAGCTCGCCGTGGACGCGATGCTCGAGAACAAGGAGACGTTCGTCCGATACACCACAGTCG GCGAATCGAATGTGTATACCCTGGGCAACATCGGGGCGCACAGGATCGTGAGCACCAAGCTACCGTCGGTGGGCAGCAACCGGGAGGCGATGACGGCGACGGGCAATACCACCACCCGTCTGCTGGGCACATTCCAGAAGGTCGACTATGTCTtcattgtgggcgtggccggtgGCGTGCCCCACTACACGGACTACAAGAAGCACGTCCGACTGGGCGATGTGGTCATCTCGTATGTGGACAAACAGCGGGCACTGATCAGCAATAG CAAGGAGAAGCCGTATGTGTACTTGTACAAGAGCGGCGAGGACGTGAAGACCTACTTCCCGGTGAACGACTCGCTGCAGCAGATCGCCGAGAGCCTGCAGGCCAACATGCAGGTGAAGCGGCCGTGGGAGGACTACCTGAATCAGGCCCAACAGGCGCTGGCCCAGAAGACGGATGCCGACTTCACCAGGCCGGACACGCGGACGGACAAGCTGTTCATGAACATTGGAAACAACGAGGTGATCGAGGTGGCTCATCCCATTGCCGCCGACGAAGTGGACGGTGTCAACCGGCTGCGACTTCACTTGGGTCCCATTGGATCCGGCAGGGATTTGGTGAGGAGCGACGAGCTGCGCACCCAGTTCGCCAGGAAGTACGGCCTACTGGCCACCGATGTGGAGATGAGCAGTGTGCTGGACAGCATCATTGGCAACTGCAGGGAGAGCTTTATACTGGTGAAGGGCATCGCCGACTACAAGGACGGCACGTCCACCAGGAAGTGGCAGAATTTCGCAGCCATTTCGGCGGCGTCGGTGGTCAAGTCGGTTATCTGCGGCATGGACGCGCCCACGAATGTATAG